A section of the Drosophila subobscura isolate 14011-0131.10 chromosome A, UCBerk_Dsub_1.0, whole genome shotgun sequence genome encodes:
- the LOC117891685 gene encoding protein transport protein SEC31: MASSNCAVVALSLFALLLTQGGVDVVDARRNQGSNQRKTSSSSSSNGHVTQPSYSTNGHAAGNSHADVAKLSYPNYNSQPNRPNVNGNANPGSAPAPQAGWNVPQGPPPAYSASNPVGGARPNVNEQAPSYHAPSYGAAPPSYGGAPPSYGAATSNVHQPITATQNHGTQYAGAPPGATYYPSGGHNGYPSNLPAGATYYPSSGHAPMGGGYPAAPQGATYYQAGSALPPGATYYSQPPQQSSSGLGFGTGLLAGGLGGALLGHALTPSGGSSSQPAAAAAPAAAGQDRIIIINNGVPVNASDGTTVINAAGVAAAAPAAAAVPMNTTQDAQPAPMAPFSPETSNMTVPNAADAAAAPPPPGGIICVPTKVNETDPADSSKMIEVEKIACYPAPPPPAAAPGEGPAPLAPMAAAQPGSQQMQTPPAAASSMDAALKSNTSGAWSVTSGSGLGLLMVAVGVLAMRLAAPELSNSL; encoded by the exons ATGGCTTCTTCCAATTGCGCAGTAGTCGCCCTCAGCCTGTTTGCCCTCCTGCTGACGCAAGGGGGCGTTGATGTTGTGGATGCGCGCCGTAACCAAGGCAGCAACCAGCGCAAAACATCATCCTCATCCAGCTCCAACGGTCATGTGACCCAACCCAGCTACAGCACGAACGGACATGCGGCCGGTAACTCGCATGCGGACGTGGCCAAGCTGAGTTATCCCAACTACAACTCGCAGCCAAATCGGCCGAATGTGAACGGGAACGCGAATCCGGGCTCGGCTCCGGCTCCGCAGGCCGGCTGGAATGTGCCACAGGGTCCGCCGCCAGCCTACTCCGCCTCCAATCCCGTGGGTGGCGCTCGCCCCAATGTGAACGAGCAGGCGCCCTCCTATCATGCACCCAGCTATGGGGCAGCTCCGCCCAGCTATGGTGGCGCACCGCCAAGCTATGGAGCAGCCACCTCGAACGTCCATCAGCCCATCACGGCCACCCAGAACCATGGCACCCAGTATGCTGGTGCCCCACCCGGCGCCACCTACTATCCATCGGGCGGACACAATGGCTATCCCAGCAATCTGCCAGCCGGCGCCACTTACTATCCCTCGTCGGGACATGCGCCCATGGGTGGCGGATATCCAGCCGCACCGCAGGGAGCCACATATTACCAGGCAGGCTCTGCGCTGCCTCCAGGCGCCACCTACTACTCGCAGCCTCCACAGCAATCCTCGTCAGGCCTGGGCTTTG GAACGGGTCTACTGGCTGGTGGATTGGGTGGCGCTCTGCTTGGCCACGCATTGACACCCTCGGGCGGCAGCTCGTCCcagccagctgccgctgctgctccagcagctgccggTCAGGaccgcatcatcatcattaacaATGGAGTGCCGGTGAATGCCAGCGATGGCACCACAGTTATCAATGCGGCCggagtggctgcagcagcaccagccgcagccgcagtccCAATGAACACCACTCAAGATGCCCAGCCAGCTCCCATGGCGCCGTTTAGTCCCGAAACCTCTAACATGACTGTGCCCaatgcagcagatgcagctgcagcaccaccgccacccgGTGGCATTATTTGTGTGCCCACAAAGGTCAACGAGACAGATCCGGCCGACAGCAGCAAGATGATTGAGGTGGAGAAGATTGCCTGCTATCCGGCACCTCCGCCGCCGGCAGCAGCGCCCGGCGAGGGACCCGCTCCATTGGCTCCTATGGCCGCGGCACAGCCAGGGTCACAGCAGATGCAGACACCACCGGCCGCCGCCTCATCAATGGACGCAGCCCTCAAGTCCAACACGAGCGGAGCCTGGTCCGTGACCTCTGGTAGTGGCCTGGGCCTTTTGATGGTTGCAGTCGGTGTACTCGCCATGCGTCTGGCAGCTCCAGAACTTTCCAATTCGTTGTAA
- the LOC117891704 gene encoding 60S ribosomal protein L22 has product MAPTAKTNKGDTKAAAAKPAEKKAAPAAAKGKVEKPKAEAAKPAAAAAKNVKKAPEAAKDVKAAAAAAAKAAPAKAAAAAKAAPAKEAAKKAPAAAAAAKKAAPAKAAAPAAAKAAPVKKAASTAAAAPPAKKATPAKAAAPVAVAAAAAAVPAAAAVAPAAAKPAAPKPKAKAAPAPSKVAKKNVLRGKGQKKKKVSLRFTIDCTNIAEDSIMDVADFEKYVKARLKVNGKVNNLGNNVTFERSKLKLHVSSDVHFSKAYLKYLTKRYLKKNSLRDWIRVVANEKDSYELRYFRISSNDDEDDDAE; this is encoded by the exons ATGGCTCCAACT GCCAAGACCAACAAGGGTGATACTAAGGCCGCTGCTGCCAAGCCGGCTGAGAAGAAGGCCGCTCCTGCCGCCGCTAAGGGCAAGGTTGAGAAGCCCAAGGCTGAGGCTGCCAAgcccgccgccgctgccgccaagAACGTGAAGAAGGCCCCAGAGGCCGCTAAGGATGtgaaggctgctgctgccgccgccgccaaggCTGCGCCCGCTaaggccgctgctgccgccaagGCTGCTCCCGCTAAGGAGGCCGCCAAGAAGGcacccgctgccgctgcagctgccaagAAGGCGGCCCCAGCcaaggctgctgctcccgctgcagcCAAGGCTGCGCCCGTCAAGAAGGCTGCTTCCACTGCCGCGGCTGCTCCCCCAGCCAAGAAGGCAACCCCTGCCAAGGCAGCTGCCCCAGTTgcagtcgccgctgctgctgctgcagtgccagcagccgctgccgtcgctcctgctgctgccaagccTGCCGCTCCCAAgcccaaggcaaaggcagcacCGGCTCCCAGCAAGGTGGCGAAGAAGAACGTGCTCCGCGGCAAGGgccagaagaagaagaaggtcTCTCTGCGCTTCACTATCGACTGCACCAACATCGCTGAGGACAGCATCATGGATGTGGCCGACTTC GAGAAATACGTTAAGGCTCGCCTTAAGGTCAACGGCAAGGTTAACAATCTAGGCAATAATGTCACCTTTGAGCGCTCCAAGTTGAAGCTGCACGTTAGCTCCGATGTGCACTTCTCCAAGGCCTACCTCAAGTACCTGACCAAGCGGTACTTGAAGAAGAACAGCCTGCGCGACTGGATCCGCGTTGTGGCCAACGAGAAGGATTCGTACGAGCTGCGCTACTTCAGAATCAGCTCcaacgatgacgaggacgatgatgcGGAGTAA
- the LOC117891691 gene encoding multivesicular body subunit 12A, producing the protein MNKVGKHIQSGVSSLGGGSPVGLSTASLLGSPIESETVVSGPGAGNATNVFNSIMSFLPDNRPITSLHIVEDFERCPKNFSAINRTYDQDADADLWRDYSIFGRQNTRYLCLSKSEGLPDYVVETLQVIADKTTPPKEFSLLSRTADSDQKAWRKRQIAYKLSKRGTVTQAVTDIILCSKLKVAPDGFKLAGDINGVLICYKTGAIPVRLPPPVPAAAAAATAGGGACEVEQALNRLNLQGQRHSRGPLPQPPTSEHHDYEEIQANYQINSPQRPAPPRPAGANASGVVGRAAYGGTGTLGTYTELEGVPFVMDVRLQRSQPGTDLPILPELTTLLRSLDYDFQLERQVLCTMKSSASKNPFFK; encoded by the exons ATGAACAAAGTCGGCAAGCACATCCAAAGCGGCGTCTCGTCACTCGGCGGTGGCAGTCCTGTGGGTCTCTCAACAGCATCTCTGCTCGGCTCCCCAATAGAAAGTGAAACTGTGGTGTCCGGACCGGGTGCCGGCAATGCAACGAATGTGTTCAACTCGATCATGAGCTTCCTGCCAGACAATCGGCCCATCACCTCGCTGCACATTGTCGAGGATTTTGAGCG CTGCCCAAAGAACTTCAGTGCCATTAATCGCACCTATGACCaggatgcagatgcagaccTATGGCGCGACTATAGCATTTTCGGACGCCAGAATACCCGCTATCTGTGCCTCTCCAAGTCCGAGGGCCTGCCCGACTATGTGGTGGAGACACTCCA GGTCATTGCGGACAAGACGACTCCGCCGAAGGAGTTCTCGCTGCTCTCGCGCACAGCTGACAGCGACCAGAAGGCCTGGCGGAAGCGGCAGATCGCCTACAAGCTGTCGAAGCGCGGAACTGTGACCCAAGCGGTGACCGACATCATTCTCTGCTCCAAGCTTAAGGTGGCACCCGACGGATTCAAGCTGGCTGGCGATATCAATGGTGTGCTCATCTGCTACAAGACGGGCGCCATTCCCGTACGCTTGCCGCCGCCagtgccagctgcagctgcagctgcaaccgCCGGAGGCGGCGCCTGTGAGGTGGAACAGGCCCTCAATCGCCTCAACCTGCAGGGACAGCGACACTCGCGCGGACCC ctGCCGCAGCCACCAACATCAGAGCATCATGACTATGAGGAGATTCAGGCCAATTATCAAATAAATTCGCCACAGCGCCCGGCACCGCCACGTCCAGCGGGTGCCAATGCCAGTGGGGTGGTTGGACGTGCGGCCTATGGCGGAACAGGAACACTGGGAACCTACACAGAACTGGAAGGGGTTCCCTTTGTGATGGATGTCAGGCTGCAGCGGAGTCAGCCAGGAACTGAT CTACCAATACTGCCAGAGCTGACAACGCTGCTGAGATCGTTGGACTATGATTTTCAATTGGAACGTCAGGTTCTGTGCACCATGAAGTCTTCGGCCTCGAAGAATCCATTCTTCAAGTAG
- the LOC117891672 gene encoding rho GTPase-activating protein 15 isoform X1 gives MQTTNNGRPMLVAVPVPVPVTPGTPDSAHIIIGAAGFAAHERRQPREKTLMNCFRDRSTSSTGGGPPPAYYMRGHSTNSATLLRLESSAGGGGGSGNALDQAGIETGRPEAVRWVRELKSKPNKLALLKSSSTRDLTRLLLEDANGSTSTAVLVSNTSLDVCSSNSSSASSPLASGRAKARARDRDRDRDRDRECCSSCSKRWHELKQRMHTMEQDLLAQASYSQELEAKLLELTRQLGELMQDKDKDRDRDREKQRGVAGGGAGKSNVRPSRLVAWMNLSNWWKSRPSVETLREQRIFFDEPCFDTELELVLKHDQQRTVPRIVVDCCDLIEHKYRRSTQPIEGIYRQCGDYNKIQTLRFSIDANDYEALRQPDVDIHTLTGVLKLFLREIKSPLVSVNEAKTFIGTPHQWLLTELALKLDTLKRLIRSLPESNRDTMDYIFGHFNRLTKVPLQQISAETLSISVTPSIFHTVPQGVHMQDIQQLLREGETLADCVKLMIEYHSRIFECTADRRLHRLSVRNLKKTLSQPDLLFHNIF, from the exons ATGCAGACGACAAACAATGGCAGACCAATgcttgtggcagtgccagtgccagtgccagtgacGCCTGGAACACCAGACTCGGCGCACATCATAATCGGCGCCGCTGGCTTTGCAGCCCACGAGAGACGACAGCCCCGTGAGAAGACTTTGATGAATTGCTTTCGCGACCGCTCCACATCGTCAACGGGCGGTGGACCGCCGCCAGCTTACTATATGCGCGGACACAGCACCAACTCGGCGACGCTGCTGCGCCTGGAGAGCAGCGcgggtggaggtggaggctcGGGCAACGCCCTGGATCAGGCGGGCATCGAGACCGGACGACCGGAGGCCGTTCGCTGGGTGCGTGAGCTAAAGTCGAAGCCCAACAAGCTGGCGCTGctcaagagcagcagcacgagagACTTgacgcggctgctgctcgaggATGCCAACGGCAGCACGAGCACGGCGGTGCTGGTGTCCAACACCAGCCTGGATGTGTGCTCCTCCAACTCCAGTTCGGCCAGCAGTCCCCTGGCCAGCGGCAGGGCCAAAGCGCGGGCCAGGGATCGGGACCGGGACCGGGATCGAGATCGggagtgctgcagcagctgctccaagcGCTGGCACGAGCTCAAGCAGCGCATGCACACGATGGAGCAGGATCTGCTGGCACAGGCCAGCTACAGCCAGGAGCTAGaggccaagctgctggagctgacCCGCCAGCTGGGCGAACTGATgcaggacaaggacaaggacagggacagggacagagagaagCAACGCGGTGTAGCAGGTGGTGGGGCGGGCAAGAGCAATGTGAGGCCCTCGCGCCTGGTGGCCTGGATGAATCTGTCCAATTGGTGGAAGAGCCGGCCCAGCGTGGAGACGCTGCGcgagcagcgcatcttcttcgaCGAGCCCTGCTTCGACACggaactggagctggtgctgaaGCACGATCAGCAGCGCACTGTGCCCCGCATCGTGGTCGATTGCTGTGACCTCATCGAGCACAAGTATCGCCGCTCGACGCAGCCCATCGAGGGGATTTACCGGCAGTGCGGTGACTACAACAAGATCCAGACGCTGCGCTTCAGCATCGATGCGAATGACTATGAGGCCCTGCGGCAGCCGGATGtcgacatacacacactcacgggTGTCCTAAAGCTCTTTCTGCGCGAGATCAAATCGCCGCTGGTCAGTGTGAACGAGGCCAAGACCTTCATTGGCACACCCCATCAATGGT TGCTCACCGAACTGGCCCTCAAGCTGGATACGTTGAAAAGACTGATACGCTCGCTGCCGGAGAGCAATCGGGACACCATGGACTACATTTTTGGCCACTTCAATCG GCTTACCAaggtgccgctgcagcagatcAGCGCCGAGACGCTGTCCATTTCGGTGACGCCCTCCATATTCCATACGGTGCCGCAGGGCGTGCACATGCAGGACATACAGCAGCTGCTACGCGAGGGCGAAACGCTGGCCGATTGTGTCAAGCTGATGATTGAGTATCATTCGCGAATATTCGA ATGCACCGCCGATCGACGCCTGCATCGCCTGAGTGTGCGAAACTTAAAGAAGACGCTATCACAACCGGATTTACTATTCCATAATATATTCTGA
- the LOC117891672 gene encoding rho GTPase-activating protein 15 isoform X2: MQTTNNGRPMLVAVPVPVPVTPGTPDSAHIIIGAAGFAAHERRQPREKTLMNCFRDRSTSSTGGGPPPAYYMRGHSTNSATLLRLESSAGGGGGSGNALDQAGIETGRPEAVRWVRELKSKPNKLALLKSSSTRDLTRLLLEDANGSTSTAVLVSNTSLDVCSSNSSSASSPLASGRAKARARDRDRDRDRDRECCSSCSKRWHELKQRMHTMEQDLLAQASYSQELEAKLLELTRQLGELMQDKDKDRDRDREKQRGVAGGGAGKSNVRPSRLVAWMNLSNWWKSRPSVETLREQRIFFDEPCFDTELELVLKHDQQRTVPRIVVDCCDLIEHKYRRSTQPIEGIYRQCGDYNKIQTLRFSIDANDYEALRQPDVDIHTLTGVLKLFLREIKSPLVSVNEAKTFIGTPHQWLLTELALKLDTLKRLIRSLPESNRDTMDYIFGHFNRLTKVPLQQISAETLSISVTPSIFHTVPQGVHMQDIQQLLREGETLADCVKLMIEYHSRIFE; encoded by the exons ATGCAGACGACAAACAATGGCAGACCAATgcttgtggcagtgccagtgccagtgccagtgacGCCTGGAACACCAGACTCGGCGCACATCATAATCGGCGCCGCTGGCTTTGCAGCCCACGAGAGACGACAGCCCCGTGAGAAGACTTTGATGAATTGCTTTCGCGACCGCTCCACATCGTCAACGGGCGGTGGACCGCCGCCAGCTTACTATATGCGCGGACACAGCACCAACTCGGCGACGCTGCTGCGCCTGGAGAGCAGCGcgggtggaggtggaggctcGGGCAACGCCCTGGATCAGGCGGGCATCGAGACCGGACGACCGGAGGCCGTTCGCTGGGTGCGTGAGCTAAAGTCGAAGCCCAACAAGCTGGCGCTGctcaagagcagcagcacgagagACTTgacgcggctgctgctcgaggATGCCAACGGCAGCACGAGCACGGCGGTGCTGGTGTCCAACACCAGCCTGGATGTGTGCTCCTCCAACTCCAGTTCGGCCAGCAGTCCCCTGGCCAGCGGCAGGGCCAAAGCGCGGGCCAGGGATCGGGACCGGGACCGGGATCGAGATCGggagtgctgcagcagctgctccaagcGCTGGCACGAGCTCAAGCAGCGCATGCACACGATGGAGCAGGATCTGCTGGCACAGGCCAGCTACAGCCAGGAGCTAGaggccaagctgctggagctgacCCGCCAGCTGGGCGAACTGATgcaggacaaggacaaggacagggacagggacagagagaagCAACGCGGTGTAGCAGGTGGTGGGGCGGGCAAGAGCAATGTGAGGCCCTCGCGCCTGGTGGCCTGGATGAATCTGTCCAATTGGTGGAAGAGCCGGCCCAGCGTGGAGACGCTGCGcgagcagcgcatcttcttcgaCGAGCCCTGCTTCGACACggaactggagctggtgctgaaGCACGATCAGCAGCGCACTGTGCCCCGCATCGTGGTCGATTGCTGTGACCTCATCGAGCACAAGTATCGCCGCTCGACGCAGCCCATCGAGGGGATTTACCGGCAGTGCGGTGACTACAACAAGATCCAGACGCTGCGCTTCAGCATCGATGCGAATGACTATGAGGCCCTGCGGCAGCCGGATGtcgacatacacacactcacgggTGTCCTAAAGCTCTTTCTGCGCGAGATCAAATCGCCGCTGGTCAGTGTGAACGAGGCCAAGACCTTCATTGGCACACCCCATCAATGGT TGCTCACCGAACTGGCCCTCAAGCTGGATACGTTGAAAAGACTGATACGCTCGCTGCCGGAGAGCAATCGGGACACCATGGACTACATTTTTGGCCACTTCAATCG GCTTACCAaggtgccgctgcagcagatcAGCGCCGAGACGCTGTCCATTTCGGTGACGCCCTCCATATTCCATACGGTGCCGCAGGGCGTGCACATGCAGGACATACAGCAGCTGCTACGCGAGGGCGAAACGCTGGCCGATTGTGTCAAGCTGATGATTGAGTATCATTCGCGAATATTCGAGTAA
- the LOC117891665 gene encoding oocyte zinc finger protein XlCOF6-like, whose amino-acid sequence MPPYQRCGEIVCLWERQTKAFAFQCIYCRDEEQTTTLKDFKSHLESKHAALFEDQEAAQIARDTEPAVEQALDTVTDDTPVECFEPETMLDWPSQSSISQESSQEAADLQPRGTDTSHFWLQEHPIMLAFIGQVEEQRLLWDLGMLAYRNYKRRSDACATIAERLNAQFDLQLTGEEVAGHTKRLQDVYRRERQRLERDSPTAPHWYYARLGFLAKSLRRKRHPKMSMSVPVPHLSHQQCLKLIEIYRQCSGNWDMQDMSCRLRHVRDAAKEKLLALCRTELQIPLLEPSLLQRHTRNLRTAYQQEKMRRIQCEREGAAGVDFTPRCRYYEQLRFLEPHVAPFQCDLCEQLLSSVDGYKVHRAEHDGSQPFVCPICGRGFSRSGNCTIHLRRHTHDYQLGCDECGKRFATTSDLQVHQRSHTGERPFCCDTCGKRFSTKSFFERHRRRHEQRPRGKCHICGKSFFEQSVLNDHIKGHLNVRDKECDICHKTFTSCKYLRQHKEIHNPQKRYSCKICAKSFAQYAGLSGHMKSHGRAAKLC is encoded by the exons ATGCCGCCGTATCAGCGCTGCGGGGAGATAGTCTGCCTGTGGGAGCGACAGACAAAGGCGTTCGCCTTCCAGTGCATCTACTGCCGGGATGAGGAGCAGACCACTACACTCAAAGACTTCAAGTCGCATCTGGAATCGAAGCACGCGGCTCTGTTTGAAGATCAGGAGGCTGCGCAGATAGCCAGGGACACGGAGCCGGCGGTCGAGCAAGCTTTGGACACTGTAACAGATGATACTCCTGTGGAGTGCTTTGAGCCAGAGACAATGTTGGACTGgcccagccagagcagcaTCTCCCAGGAGTCCTCCCAGGAAGCGGCAGAT TTGCAGCCAAGAGGCACAGACACCTCGCACTTCTGGCTGCAGGAGCACCCCATCATGCTGGCCTTCATCGggcaggtggaggagcagcgccTGCTCTGGGACTTGGGTATGCTGGCCTACCGCAACTACAAGCGTCGAAGCGACGCCTGTGCCACGATCGCTGAGCGGCTGAACGCGCAGTTTGATCTACAGCTAACGGGCGAGGAGGTGGCCGGTCACACGAAGCGACTGCAGGATGTCTACCGGCGGGAGAGGCAGCGTCTGGAACGGGATTCGCCCACGGCCCCACACTGGTACTACGCAAGGTTGGGCTTCCTGGCGAAGAGTTTGCGGCGGAAGCGGCATCCCAagatgtccatgtccgtgccGGTGCCCCATCTGAGCCATCAGCAGTGCCTGAAACTCATTGAGATCTATCGGCAGTGCAGCGGCAACTGGGACATGCAGGACATGTCCTGCCGCCTGCGTCACGTACGAGACGCggccaaggagaagctgctggcgCTGTGTCGCACCGAGCTGCAGATTCCCCTGCTGGAGccctcgctgctgcagcgccacaCCCGAAATCTGCGCACCGCCTACCAGCAGGAGAAGATGCGACGCATCCAGTGCGAGCGTGAGGGCGCTGCCGGTGTGGACTTCACGCCCCGTTGCCGCTACTACGAGCAGCTGCGTTTCCTCGAGCCACACGTCGCTCCCTTTCAGTGTGATCTGTGCGAGCAGCTGCTGAGCAGTGTGGACGGCTACAAGGTGCATCGGGCCGAGCACGACGGCAGCCAGCCGTTCGTGTGCCCCATCTGCGGCAGGGGCTTCTCGCGCAGCGGCAACTGCACGATCCACCTGCGACGGCATACGCACGACTATCAGCTGGGCTGCGATGAGTGTGGCAAGCGATTCGCCACCACCTCGGACCTGCAGGTCCACCAGCGCTCGCACACCGGCGAGCGACCCTTCTGCTGTGACACCTGCGGCAAGCGCTTCAGCACGAAGTCCTTCTTCGAGCGCCATCGCCGGCGGCACGAGCAGCGGCCCCGCGGCAAGTGTCACATCTGCGGCAAGAGCTTCTTCGAGCAGTCCGTGCTGAATGACCACATCAAGGGGCATCTCAATGTGCGCGACAAGGAGTGCGACATCTGCCACAAGACCTTCACCAGCTGCAAGTACCTGCGCCAGCACAAGGAGATCCACAATCCCCAAAAGCGTTACAGCTGCAAAATATGCGCCAAGAGCTTTGCCCAATACGCCGGACTCAGTGGCCACATGAAGTCACATGGCCGTGCAGCAAAACTATGCTAG
- the LOC117891715 gene encoding 3-hydroxyacyl-CoA dehydrogenase type-2, whose amino-acid sequence MIKNAVSLVTGGASGLGRATAERLARQGASVVLADLPSSKGNEVAKELGDKVVFVPVDVTSEKDVSAALQIAKDKFGRLDLTVNCAGTATAVKTFNFNKNVAHRLEDFQRVININTVGTFNVIRLSAGLMGANEPNQDGQRGVIVNTASVAAFDGQIGQAAYAASKAAVVGMTLPIARDLSTQGIRICTIAPGLFNTPMLAALPEKVRTFLAKSIPFPQRLGEPSEYAHLVQAIFENPLLNGEVIRIDGALRMMP is encoded by the exons ATGATCAAG AACGCCGTATCTTTGGTGACCGGTGGAGCCTCCGGTCTGGGTCGCGCTACAGCCGAGCGTCTGGCCAGGCAGGGTGCCAGCGTGGTGCTCGCCGACTTGCCGTCTTCGAAGGGCAATGAAgtggccaaggagctgggcGACAAGGTGGTCTTTGTGCCCGTCGACGTCACCTCGGAGAAGGATGTGAGTGCGGCCCTGCAGATCGCCAAGGATAAGTTCGGCCGTCTGGATCTCACCGTCAACTGCGCCGGCACAGCGACGGCCGTGAAGACCTTCAACTTCAACAAGAATGTGGCCCATCGGCTGGAGGACTTCCAGCGGGTGATCAACATCAACACGGTGGGCACCTTCAATGTGATTCGCCTGTCCGCGGGCCTGATGGGCGCCAACGAACCCAACCAGGATGGCCAACGCGGTGTCATCGTGAACACTGCCTCTGTGGCTGCCTTCGACGGGCAGATCGGTCAGGCTGCCTACGCTGCCTCCAAGGCGGCTGTGGTGGGCATGACCCTGCCCATTGCCCGGGACCTTAGCACCCAGGGCATTCGCATCTGCACCATTGCCCCGGGCCTGTTCAACACACCCATGCTGGCGGCCCTGCCCGAGAAGGTGCGCACCTTCCTGGCCAAGAGCATCCCCTTCCCCCAGCGACTGGGCGAGCCCAGCGAGTATGCCCATCTGGTGCAGGCCATATTCGAGAATCCCCTGCTCAACGGCGAAGTCATCCGCATCGATGGTGCCCTGCGCATGATGCCCTAA
- the LOC117891726 gene encoding uncharacterized protein LOC117891726 isoform X3: protein MSALVEWLVGKANHRLPLTPQAASNAIYQSKPGPSLGSHKWHVLTAVVLPGSFWNICIHPYTVMRRQMAWKNLEIQEPATSSNILDHAGLLNAAFPEDCFAMRFRSKPLHRSTK from the exons ATGTCTGCCCTGGTTGAATGGTTGGTGGGAAAGGCAAATCATCGATTGCCACTGACTCCTCAG GCAGCGTCTAACGCTATTTATCAGAGCAAGCCAGGTCCGTCGCTTGGTTCACACAAATGGCATGTCCTGACGGCAGTTGTGTTGCCTGGAAGCTTCTGGAACATATGTATTCACCCGTACACTGTAATGAGACGCCAGATGGCCTGGAAGAATCTAGAAATCCaag AACCTGCAACGAGCAGCAATATCCTTGACCATGCTGGTCTCCTGAACGCTGCCTTTCCCGAGGACTGTTTTGCCATGAGGTTCCGCAGCAAGCCACTGCACCGCTCGACAAAATGA
- the LOC117891726 gene encoding uncharacterized protein LOC117891726 isoform X1: MSALVEWLVGKANHRLPLTPQAASNAIYQSKPGPSLGSHKWHVLTAVVLPGSFWNICIHPYTVMRRQMAWKNLEIQAEPATSSNILDHAGLLNAAFPEDCFAMRFRSKPLHRSTK; the protein is encoded by the exons ATGTCTGCCCTGGTTGAATGGTTGGTGGGAAAGGCAAATCATCGATTGCCACTGACTCCTCAG GCAGCGTCTAACGCTATTTATCAGAGCAAGCCAGGTCCGTCGCTTGGTTCACACAAATGGCATGTCCTGACGGCAGTTGTGTTGCCTGGAAGCTTCTGGAACATATGTATTCACCCGTACACTGTAATGAGACGCCAGATGGCCTGGAAGAATCTAGAAATCCaag cAGAACCTGCAACGAGCAGCAATATCCTTGACCATGCTGGTCTCCTGAACGCTGCCTTTCCCGAGGACTGTTTTGCCATGAGGTTCCGCAGCAAGCCACTGCACCGCTCGACAAAATGA
- the LOC117891726 gene encoding uncharacterized protein LOC117891726 isoform X2, protein MVGGKGKSSIATDSSVCCPQAASNAIYQSKPGPSLGSHKWHVLTAVVLPGSFWNICIHPYTVMRRQMAWKNLEIQAEPATSSNILDHAGLLNAAFPEDCFAMRFRSKPLHRSTK, encoded by the exons ATGGTTGGTGGGAAAGGCAAATCATCGATTGCCACTGACTCCTCAG TTTGTTGTCCCCAGGCAGCGTCTAACGCTATTTATCAGAGCAAGCCAGGTCCGTCGCTTGGTTCACACAAATGGCATGTCCTGACGGCAGTTGTGTTGCCTGGAAGCTTCTGGAACATATGTATTCACCCGTACACTGTAATGAGACGCCAGATGGCCTGGAAGAATCTAGAAATCCaag cAGAACCTGCAACGAGCAGCAATATCCTTGACCATGCTGGTCTCCTGAACGCTGCCTTTCCCGAGGACTGTTTTGCCATGAGGTTCCGCAGCAAGCCACTGCACCGCTCGACAAAATGA
- the LOC117891726 gene encoding uncharacterized protein LOC117891726 isoform X4, with protein MAASNAIYQSKPGPSLGSHKWHVLTAVVLPGSFWNICIHPYTVMRRQMAWKNLEIQAEPATSSNILDHAGLLNAAFPEDCFAMRFRSKPLHRSTK; from the exons ATG GCAGCGTCTAACGCTATTTATCAGAGCAAGCCAGGTCCGTCGCTTGGTTCACACAAATGGCATGTCCTGACGGCAGTTGTGTTGCCTGGAAGCTTCTGGAACATATGTATTCACCCGTACACTGTAATGAGACGCCAGATGGCCTGGAAGAATCTAGAAATCCaag cAGAACCTGCAACGAGCAGCAATATCCTTGACCATGCTGGTCTCCTGAACGCTGCCTTTCCCGAGGACTGTTTTGCCATGAGGTTCCGCAGCAAGCCACTGCACCGCTCGACAAAATGA